A part of Perca fluviatilis chromosome 15, GENO_Pfluv_1.0, whole genome shotgun sequence genomic DNA contains:
- the jmjd8 gene encoding jmjC domain-containing protein 8, with the protein MDYNSAVLTTCTRLLLLCFIGLKAAEPSEDGGGWSSNSDFRLEDEGLCNIDVLDGSSLSHQQFIERYAYSRPVILRGLTDNTRFRSLCSRSTLLEDFGARRVRLSTANTYSYRKVDVPLQEYVDVLLRPQAADALGSETLYFFGDNNFTEWQSLFEQYESPPYVLPHTSGAYSFGIAGPGTGVPFHWHGPGYSEVIYGRKRWFLYPPDKEPHFHPNRTTLSWVTETYPQLPEDEAPLECTIRPGEVLYFPDRWWHATLNLDTSVFISTFLG; encoded by the exons ATGGACTATAATTCGGCTGTGTTAACTACATGTACACGGCTTCTTCTGCTATGTTTCATCGGACTAAAGGCAGCGGAGCCGTCGGAGGACGGAGGCGGCTG GTCATCAAACTCAGATTTCCGATTAGAAGATGAAGGTCTTTGTAACATCGACGTGTTGGACGGGTCTTCACTCTCACATCAGCAGTTCATAGAGAG ATACGCGTACAGCAGACCGGTGATCCTCAGAGGGCTGACCGATAACACG CGGTTCCGGTCGTTGTGCTCCAGGTCCACTTTACTAGAAGACTTTGGCGCCCGGAGAGTCCGGCTCAGCACAGCGAACACGTACTCTTACAGAAAAG TGGACGTCCCTCTGCAGGAGTACGTGGACGTGTTACTGAGGCCTCAGGCTGCAGATGCCCTCGGCAGCG agACGCTGTATTTCTTTGGAGACAACAACTTCACCGAGTGGCAGAGTTTGTTTGAGCAGTACGAGTCTCCACCGTACGTCCTGCCTCACACCAGCGGAGCGTACAGCTTCGGGATCGCAG GTCCTGGAACAGGAGTCCCCTTTCACTGGCACGGCCCCGGCTACTCCGAAGTCATCTACGGGAGGAAG CGTTGGTTCCTCTATCCGCCTGACAAGGAGCCGCACTTCCACCCGAACCGCACCACCCTGTCCTGGGTGACGGAGACATACCCCCAGCTACCGGAGGACGAGGCTCCGCTGGAGTGCACCATCAGACCGGGAGAG GTGCTGTATTTCCCCGACCGTTGGTGGCACGCCACGCTCAACCTGGACACCAGTGTCTTCATCTCCACCTTCCTCGGCTGA
- the LOC120574716 gene encoding E3 ubiquitin-protein ligase CHIP-like → MPESPEKISSVSAQELKEQGNRLFLNRKYLEAAACYSKAISHSPCVPAYYTNRALCYVKLQQYDKALADCRHALELDSQSVKAHFFMGQCHLEMESYDEAIGNLQKAYNLAKEQRLNFGDDIPSALRIAKKQRWNNMEERRINQESELHTYLTKLILSEKKREVEGCRQKDDDSRIQHNPNEIHTKHDKYLSDMEELFCQVDEKRKKREIPDFLCGKISFELMREPCITPSGVTYDRKDIEEHLQRVGHFDPVTRSPLTQDQLIPNLAMKEVIDAFILENGWVEDY, encoded by the exons ATGCCAGAAAGCCCGGAGAAAATCTCGTCGGTGTCGGCTCAGGAGCTGAAGGAACAGGGCAACCGTCTCTTTCTGAACCGCAAGTACCTGGAGGCTGCCGCCTGCTACAGCAAAGCCATA AGCCACAGTCCGTGTGTCCCAGCATACTACACCAACCGAGCGCTGTGCTACGTGAAGTTGCAGCAGTACGACAAAGCTCTGGCAGACTGCCGACACGCGCTGGAGCTCGACAGCCAGTCGGTCAAAGCTCACTTCTTCATGGGTCAGTGCCACCTGGAGATGGAGAGCTACGACGAAGCCATCGGCAACCTGCAGAAGG CCTATAACTTGGCGAAGGAGCAGCGTCTGAACTTTGGGGACGATATCCCCAGCGCTCTGCGGATCGCTAAGAAGCAGCGCTGGAACAacatggaggagaggaggatcAACCAGGAGAGCGAGCTGCACACCTACCTCACCAAACTCATCCTCTCGGAGAAGAAGAG AGAAGTGGAGGGCTGTAGACAGAAAGACGACGACAGCAGAATTCAAcacaatccaaacgagattcacACAAAACAT GACAAGTATCTGTCAGACATGGAGGAGCTGTTCTGCCAAGTGGACGAGAAGAGGAAG AAGCGCGAGATCCCCGACTTCCTGTGTGGAAAGATCAGCTTTGAGTTGATGAGAGAGCCCTGCATCACTCCCAGCGGAGTCACCTACGACAGGAAAGACATCGAAGAGCACCTGCAG CGAGTCGGCCATTTTGACCCTGTGACGCGCTCTCCACTGACCCAAGATCAGCTCATCCCAAACCTGGCCATGAAGGAAGTCATcgatgcttttattttggagaACGGATGGGTGGAGGACTACTGA